Proteins encoded within one genomic window of Nitrospinaceae bacterium:
- the rcp1 gene encoding response regulator, translated as MNNIKSNNWILIVEDSDTDYEATLRAFKNSKMANPMNRCEDGEEALDYLFRRNQFSDPQTSPRPEMIMLDLNLPGTDGKEVLEEIKKDPHLKSIPVIILTTSSDSTDIKKCYDAGANSYIVKPVDLIGFFEAIKKLKNFWFEVALLPAKEF; from the coding sequence ATGAACAACATCAAATCCAATAACTGGATCCTTATAGTGGAAGACAGCGATACGGACTATGAAGCCACTCTGCGGGCTTTTAAAAACTCTAAAATGGCCAACCCTATGAATCGTTGTGAAGACGGAGAAGAGGCTCTGGATTATCTTTTTAGAAGGAACCAGTTTTCCGACCCTCAAACCTCGCCCCGCCCGGAGATGATCATGCTGGATCTCAATCTTCCCGGAACCGACGGCAAGGAAGTGTTGGAGGAAATAAAAAAAGACCCCCACCTTAAAAGCATTCCGGTCATCATTCTCACAACTTCTTCTGATTCAACCGACATTAAAAAATGCTATGACGCAGGCGCCAATTCCTACATTGTTAAGCCCGTTGACCTGATAGGGTTTTTTGAGGCCATTAAAAAGCTCAAGAATTTCTGGTTCGAAGTCGCCCTTTTACCTGCAAAGGAATTTTAA
- a CDS encoding diguanylate cyclase response regulator, whose protein sequence is MKTQQSLLKILIVDDGMEDRQIYKRHLTKSFNSNSTIFECETGQEGIRLCNEENPDCILLDYSLPDMDGLEFLTLLRERGYPGAVIMLTGQGSEEVAVEAMKGGALDYLIKNELSTQTLHTTILEAVNHNEMDEAKKWKTQALIDPLTQVLNRNAYDLSIEQVIHEYRRYKDPTVLVIADIDDFKMYNDNFGHKTGDQVLRSVAISIKNSIRSSDLVFRYGGEEFAIILKKVSIDQAKKVCEKIRSEVENRFFPDRVRKLDVTISLGATAIEEDDTEEMLFKRADQALYTAKSNGRNRMEVVMA, encoded by the coding sequence ATGAAAACCCAGCAAAGTTTGCTGAAAATCCTCATCGTAGACGACGGTATGGAAGACCGTCAGATTTACAAACGTCATTTAACAAAATCTTTTAACTCCAATTCTACAATTTTCGAATGTGAAACCGGGCAAGAGGGCATAAGATTGTGCAACGAAGAAAATCCGGATTGCATTCTTCTCGACTATTCCCTGCCCGATATGGACGGCCTGGAATTTCTCACGCTTCTTCGGGAAAGAGGATACCCCGGGGCGGTCATCATGCTCACCGGCCAGGGCAGCGAAGAAGTGGCCGTCGAGGCGATGAAAGGCGGTGCACTGGATTACCTGATCAAAAATGAACTTTCTACCCAAACCCTGCACACCACCATCCTAGAAGCAGTGAATCACAATGAAATGGATGAAGCCAAAAAATGGAAGACACAGGCCCTGATAGACCCGCTCACCCAAGTGCTAAACAGAAATGCTTACGACTTATCGATCGAACAAGTCATTCACGAGTATCGGCGTTATAAAGACCCCACCGTTCTCGTCATCGCGGATATCGATGATTTCAAAATGTACAACGATAATTTTGGACATAAAACCGGAGACCAGGTCTTGCGCTCGGTAGCCATCTCGATAAAAAACTCCATTCGGTCCTCGGACCTGGTTTTTCGTTACGGGGGGGAAGAGTTTGCCATCATTCTAAAAAAAGTTTCTATCGATCAGGCTAAAAAAGTGTGCGAAAAAATCCGCTCGGAAGTAGAGAATAGATTTTTCCCCGACAGGGTAAGAAAGCTGGATGTGACCATAAGTTTGGGAGCAACCGCCATCGAGGAAGATGATACCGAAGAGATGTTATTCAAGAGAGCGGACCAGGCCCTTTACACAGCCAAGTCCAATGGAAGAAACCGTATGGAAGTTGTGATGGCTTAA
- the surE gene encoding 5'-nucleotidase SurE yields MILLSNDDGFTAPGLQALRAEIAKIADVVVVAPETEQSAVGHAISLSNPLKTRKVVENGELIGYAVNGTPADCIKIAVTVLLDDPPELVISGVNLGGNLGTCAIYSGTVSAATEAAIMGLPAIAVSLNTYDNPDFSTAAEFARKFVPQVMKKGLPEGVSLNINVPAVPRNEIAGVSITRQGKSRVIETFDKRTDPRNNTYYWLAGEMRLDDVEEGTDCVMISKNHISITPIHFDLTHFQTLDGLKDWKISF; encoded by the coding sequence ATGATTTTACTTTCCAATGACGACGGATTCACCGCTCCGGGGCTTCAGGCCCTGCGGGCGGAAATCGCTAAAATTGCCGATGTGGTGGTGGTCGCTCCTGAGACAGAGCAAAGCGCCGTAGGACACGCCATTTCTTTGTCGAACCCTCTCAAAACCCGAAAAGTAGTCGAAAATGGCGAGCTTATTGGGTACGCGGTCAACGGCACGCCGGCGGACTGCATTAAAATCGCAGTGACGGTTCTTCTCGACGATCCTCCGGAACTGGTGATCTCGGGAGTCAATCTGGGGGGGAATCTGGGCACCTGCGCCATCTATTCCGGGACGGTCTCTGCGGCTACGGAAGCGGCGATCATGGGGCTTCCGGCGATCGCGGTTTCTCTGAATACGTACGATAACCCGGATTTTTCCACCGCCGCGGAATTTGCCCGCAAATTTGTGCCTCAGGTGATGAAAAAGGGACTGCCGGAAGGGGTTTCCTTAAACATCAACGTTCCCGCCGTTCCCAGAAACGAGATTGCCGGAGTGTCGATCACACGCCAGGGAAAATCGCGGGTCATTGAAACTTTCGATAAGCGGACGGATCCGCGCAACAACACCTATTACTGGCTGGCGGGAGAAATGCGGCTCGATGATGTGGAGGAGGGGACCGATTGTGTCATGATTTCAAAAAACCATATTTCCATCACACCGATTCATTTTGATCTTACCCATTTCCAGACTCTCGATGGTCTCAAGGATTGGAAAATTTCCTTTTAA
- the prdX2 gene encoding peroxidase has translation MSNLVAKPAPDFTADAVMPDGSFKQIKLSDYKGKYVILFFYPLDFTFVCPTEIIAFSTKTDDFKKRNTEVIGVSIDSKFSHLAWRNTDRKKGGLGAINYPLVGDVTKQISKDYDVLADFGVAFRGLFLIDKDGIVQHQLVNNLPLGRNIDEALRMVDALQYHEKNGEVCPANWKEGEGGMKPDPKGSLEYFEKQN, from the coding sequence ATGTCCAATTTAGTAGCCAAGCCCGCACCTGATTTTACTGCCGATGCGGTCATGCCCGATGGAAGTTTCAAGCAGATCAAACTGTCGGATTACAAAGGTAAATATGTGATTTTGTTTTTCTATCCCCTGGATTTCACCTTTGTCTGCCCGACGGAGATCATTGCTTTCAGCACTAAAACCGACGATTTTAAAAAGCGCAATACAGAAGTGATCGGCGTTTCCATAGACAGCAAGTTTTCTCATTTAGCGTGGAGAAACACCGACCGCAAAAAAGGCGGCCTGGGGGCGATCAATTATCCGCTGGTGGGGGATGTGACCAAGCAGATCAGCAAGGATTACGACGTTCTGGCTGATTTTGGTGTGGCTTTTAGAGGCCTGTTTTTGATCGACAAGGATGGAATCGTTCAGCATCAACTGGTCAATAACCTGCCGCTCGGAAGAAACATCGACGAAGCCTTGCGAATGGTCGATGCCCTGCAATACCATGAAAAAAATGGGGAAGTCTGCCCGGCGAACTGGAAAGAAGGCGAGGGCGGTATGAAGCCCGATCCTAAAGGCTCTCTGGAGTATTTTGAGAAACAAAACTAA
- the dmeF gene encoding cation transporter has translation MDSPAVRKRLTFAIILTFLVLCAEAIGGILANSLALISDAAHMFGDVFALCLSLFALKIAHSPSTNTKTFGLHRVEIFAAFINGVLLFLMAGWIVYESIERFQNPQAVDSLTVIIIATIGLATNCGVLYFFRDPAMHSHDLNMKSAFFHVLGDMLASIGVIVGAVTMMFTGWYIIDPVLSVGIALILVWGAKTVLADSLHILLEGVPKGICVAEVERELTAIPAIREIHELHIWSICSNIYALSTHALVNDQKVNQVESVLTEIQELLKNKFNITHSTVQFESRPCQEGEVLCEINH, from the coding sequence ATGGATTCTCCAGCAGTCCGGAAAAGACTGACTTTCGCTATAATTCTGACGTTTCTGGTGTTATGCGCGGAAGCCATCGGCGGCATCCTGGCCAACAGCCTGGCCTTGATCAGCGATGCGGCTCACATGTTCGGCGATGTCTTCGCCCTTTGTCTCAGTCTGTTCGCCCTTAAAATCGCCCACAGTCCCTCCACCAATACCAAAACATTTGGCCTTCACAGAGTCGAGATTTTCGCGGCTTTCATCAACGGCGTCCTGCTTTTCCTCATGGCCGGATGGATCGTGTATGAATCCATCGAGCGCTTTCAGAATCCCCAGGCCGTGGACAGCCTGACCGTTATCATCATCGCCACCATCGGCTTAGCCACCAATTGTGGCGTCCTGTACTTTTTCAGGGACCCCGCCATGCACAGCCATGATCTCAATATGAAGAGCGCGTTTTTCCATGTACTGGGAGACATGTTGGCGTCCATTGGAGTCATCGTCGGCGCCGTCACTATGATGTTCACCGGATGGTATATCATCGACCCTGTTCTGAGCGTGGGGATCGCCCTGATTCTCGTCTGGGGAGCCAAGACCGTTCTGGCCGATTCCCTGCACATTCTGCTTGAAGGAGTTCCCAAGGGAATTTGCGTCGCTGAAGTGGAACGCGAATTGACTGCGATTCCGGCCATCCGGGAAATTCACGAATTGCATATCTGGTCGATTTGTTCCAACATCTATGCGCTCAGCACCCATGCTCTGGTGAACGACCAAAAGGTCAACCAGGTCGAATCAGTATTAACCGAAATCCAGGAACTGTTGAAAAATAAATTCAACATCACCCATTCAACCGTGCAATTCGAATCGCGCCCCTGTCAGGAAGGCGAGGTTCTTTGCGAAATAAACCACTGA